A region from the Pelagovum pacificum genome encodes:
- a CDS encoding DUF7218 family protein has translation MTKDHGSSIKDDDTYEELRKQGESKEKAARIANAKAAGDKPSKAGGKAPPYEEWTVDDLQDRAAEIGIEGRSNMNKDALIEALRRH, from the coding sequence ATGACCAAGGATCACGGTTCGTCCATCAAGGACGACGACACCTACGAAGAACTCCGCAAGCAGGGCGAGTCCAAGGAAAAGGCCGCCCGCATCGCCAATGCCAAGGCCGCCGGTGACAAGCCGTCGAAGGCCGGTGGCAAGGCGCCTCCCTACGAGGAGTGGACCGTCGACGATCTGCAGGACCGTGCGGCCGAGATCGGCATCGAGGGCCGGTCAAACATGAACAAGGACGCGCTCATCGAGGCGCTGCGCCGTCACTGA
- a CDS encoding sensor histidine kinase, whose amino-acid sequence MIFRDRSSDGRGLGLTLRVIILLSIALLPLGLIAVIQTRGYERESLRRSELALLALTERATARESSIIENAVGSAASLAQVVDLLADDPETCSERMAQFLAEEDNYVFAGFVELDGNLECSSSGRAVNLSGSPLYETFRQNPVRQVQATPDGAVSGEWVIVVAEPVFVEDEYVGWISISIPHRLLSRGEIEPVLLDAQSRPLQLVTFNADGNILSRATGVPQVGQEDLPRQELADVAAFGARAFTATSRGGEPRIYAITTVVPDAVYALGVWEIEDRTIASLPAAFAAILFPGIMWLASLMVGSIAMHQLVIVHVQRLQKKMRSFGRNRRLTETVPRPGIPSEFREMDAEFMAMAENVLRDEAQLEDSVREKNILLKEIHHRVKNNLQLLSSITSMKRRQAKSEEARTVLGRLQDRILSLAAIHRNLYQSSDMTTVSVPALIGDICAQQGLAPGQGRLGLEVDDISLVPPQAVPLSLLLAECLSGVRRADTGEMTDLTLKFTEGDMVQLVVDYPGAPESEADSSIIGDHLIDALAGQLGGRPQRETLPDGRYRLVLDFEALVALPDTPDF is encoded by the coding sequence GTGATTTTCCGGGACAGGTCGAGCGATGGACGCGGACTGGGACTTACCCTCCGCGTCATAATCCTTCTTTCGATCGCGCTGCTGCCGCTTGGCCTGATCGCCGTAATCCAGACGCGAGGCTATGAGCGCGAGTCGCTCCGCCGGTCCGAGCTCGCGCTCCTTGCGCTGACCGAACGCGCCACCGCGCGGGAATCCTCGATCATCGAAAATGCCGTCGGGTCTGCCGCGAGCCTCGCGCAGGTGGTCGACCTGTTGGCCGACGACCCCGAGACCTGCTCTGAGCGGATGGCCCAGTTCCTCGCTGAAGAAGACAATTACGTCTTTGCGGGGTTCGTCGAGCTTGACGGCAATCTCGAATGTTCAAGTTCAGGTCGAGCGGTCAATCTATCAGGCTCTCCACTTTACGAGACATTCAGACAGAACCCCGTCCGGCAGGTGCAAGCTACGCCGGACGGTGCCGTTTCCGGGGAGTGGGTCATCGTTGTCGCTGAACCTGTCTTCGTCGAAGACGAGTATGTCGGCTGGATTTCCATCTCGATCCCGCACCGCCTCTTGTCGCGCGGTGAGATCGAGCCGGTGCTGCTCGACGCCCAGTCCCGGCCGTTGCAGCTCGTCACCTTCAATGCCGACGGGAATATCCTGAGCCGCGCCACCGGCGTGCCGCAGGTCGGGCAGGAGGACCTCCCCCGACAGGAGCTCGCAGATGTCGCCGCCTTCGGCGCGCGCGCCTTCACCGCGACGAGCCGCGGCGGGGAGCCCCGGATCTACGCCATCACCACGGTCGTGCCCGACGCGGTCTACGCCCTCGGCGTCTGGGAGATCGAGGACCGCACGATCGCCAGTCTGCCCGCGGCCTTCGCCGCGATCCTGTTTCCAGGCATCATGTGGCTGGCCAGCCTCATGGTCGGCTCGATCGCGATGCACCAGCTCGTGATCGTCCACGTCCAGCGCCTTCAGAAGAAGATGCGCAGCTTCGGCCGCAACCGCCGCCTGACGGAAACGGTGCCGCGCCCCGGCATCCCGTCCGAGTTCCGCGAGATGGATGCCGAGTTCATGGCAATGGCCGAGAACGTCCTGCGCGACGAGGCCCAGCTTGAAGACTCGGTGCGCGAGAAGAACATCCTGCTGAAGGAAATCCACCACCGGGTGAAGAACAACCTTCAGCTTCTGTCCTCGATCACCTCGATGAAGCGCCGTCAGGCCAAGAGCGAAGAAGCACGCACCGTGCTCGGCCGGCTGCAGGACCGGATCCTCAGCCTCGCCGCGATCCACCGCAACCTCTACCAGTCTTCGGACATGACGACGGTGAGCGTGCCCGCGCTGATCGGCGACATATGTGCGCAACAAGGCCTCGCACCGGGGCAGGGGCGTCTTGGCCTCGAGGTCGACGATATCTCTCTCGTGCCGCCGCAGGCGGTACCGCTGTCGCTTCTGCTCGCGGAATGTCTGTCGGGTGTACGGCGGGCCGATACCGGCGAGATGACCGATCTGACGCTCAAGTTCACCGAAGGCGATATGGTGCAGCTCGTGGTCGACTATCCCGGCGCACCCGAGTCCGAGGCCGACAGCAGTATCATCGGCGACCACCTGATCGACGCACTTGCCGGTCAGTTGGGCGGACGTCCGCAGCGCGAGACGCTGCCGGATGGTCGCTATCGCCTTGTCCTCGATTTCGAAGCGCTCGTCGCGCTTCCAGATACACCGGATTTCTGA
- a CDS encoding DUF883 family protein: protein MATASSGNPESKVTELKTEASLKDISQQLEALKADLSNLAGAMGDYGKGKAKQARSTAEGYAHTARNTAEGQYDYLTTEAERYGREAQRMVREQPAAALGVAAGIGFLVGLFASRR from the coding sequence ATGGCGACTGCATCATCCGGTAATCCCGAATCCAAGGTCACCGAACTCAAGACGGAAGCGAGCCTGAAAGACATCTCTCAGCAGCTCGAAGCCCTGAAGGCCGACCTTTCCAACCTCGCCGGCGCCATGGGCGACTACGGCAAGGGCAAGGCCAAGCAGGCCCGCTCCACCGCGGAAGGCTATGCTCACACGGCCCGCAACACGGCCGAAGGTCAGTACGACTACCTGACCACAGAAGCCGAGCGTTACGGCCGCGAAGCGCAGCGCATGGTGCGTGAACAACCCGCTGCCGCTCTTGGCGTCGCCGCCGGCATCGGCTTCCTCGTCGGCCTCTTCGCGTCGCGTCGATGA
- a CDS encoding NepR family anti-sigma factor, whose translation MEDIDAHLKRAFSEIENEAVPDKLLNLLEELRQQDRAPASERVNASANAEDDE comes from the coding sequence ATGGAAGACATCGACGCGCATCTCAAGCGCGCGTTTTCCGAAATCGAGAACGAAGCGGTGCCGGACAAGCTGCTTAATCTCCTCGAAGAGCTGAGGCAGCAAGACCGCGCCCCGGCCTCCGAGCGGGTCAACGCGTCCGCGAACGCGGAGGACGATGAATGA
- a CDS encoding RNA polymerase sigma factor, whose translation MTARDPKEELVEHLPALRVFALSLTRDSSSADDLVQDTVVKAWSNFDKFQAGTNLRAWLFTILRNTFYSSRRKSKREVADVDGAFTGSLAEKPEHDGKLQMNDFFRAFSKLPEEQREALTLVGAQGFSYEEAAGMCGVAIGTIKSRANRGRVRLAELLGLSENEEMEMTDGATLAVLASNGTGHL comes from the coding sequence ATGACAGCCCGAGATCCAAAGGAAGAGCTGGTAGAGCATCTGCCGGCCCTGCGGGTTTTTGCGCTTTCGCTGACCCGTGACAGTTCGTCGGCTGATGACCTCGTGCAGGACACGGTCGTCAAGGCGTGGTCCAACTTCGACAAGTTCCAGGCGGGCACCAACCTCCGGGCGTGGTTGTTCACCATTCTTCGCAACACCTTCTACTCCAGCCGGCGCAAGTCGAAGCGGGAAGTGGCGGATGTCGATGGCGCCTTCACCGGCAGCCTTGCGGAGAAGCCGGAACATGACGGCAAACTGCAGATGAACGATTTCTTCCGGGCCTTCTCCAAGCTGCCCGAGGAACAGCGCGAGGCGCTGACGCTCGTCGGTGCGCAGGGCTTTTCCTATGAGGAAGCGGCCGGGATGTGCGGCGTCGCCATCGGTACGATCAAGAGCCGCGCCAACCGCGGTCGCGTCCGGCTGGCCGAACTCCTCGGCCTGTCCGAAAACGAGGAAATGGAAATGACGGACGGGGCCACCCTGGCCGTTCTCGCCTCGAACGGAACGGGCCATCTGTGA
- a CDS encoding formate/nitrite transporter family protein, producing the protein MALKEYEDRQKAEAEEETVEEAAKLSSKLVYEVIRRDGEEELSRTKRSLFWAGVAAGVLISFSVIGEALLRTYLPPNALWVPLIENMGYSLGFLLVILGRMQLFTENTITTVLPFMQAPSMRLFGSVMRLWGIVLAANVLGAFVAGWWLSQIGLLPDEVLPNLRDLSEHATGMGAWEGFKRAVPAGILVAAIVWMLPQSEGSEFFVIATFTYLIALGDFTHVVAGSVEMAFLIVEGELGIIRAFFGFFLPVLAGNIVGGTLIFAAMAWGQVRDEYYPEENS; encoded by the coding sequence TTGGCGTTGAAGGAATACGAAGATCGGCAAAAGGCCGAGGCCGAGGAAGAGACGGTCGAAGAGGCCGCGAAGCTATCCTCCAAGCTGGTTTACGAAGTCATCCGCCGTGACGGCGAAGAAGAACTGTCACGCACCAAGCGGTCGCTGTTCTGGGCGGGCGTCGCCGCCGGCGTCCTGATCTCGTTTTCCGTCATCGGGGAAGCCCTGCTGCGGACTTACCTGCCGCCGAACGCGCTCTGGGTGCCTCTGATCGAGAACATGGGGTACTCACTCGGGTTCCTGCTGGTGATCCTCGGGCGGATGCAGCTGTTTACCGAGAACACCATCACGACGGTTCTGCCCTTCATGCAGGCGCCCTCGATGCGGCTGTTCGGATCGGTCATGCGGCTCTGGGGGATCGTGCTGGCGGCCAACGTGCTCGGGGCGTTCGTCGCGGGCTGGTGGCTGAGCCAGATCGGTTTGCTCCCTGACGAGGTATTGCCGAACCTGCGCGACCTGTCGGAACATGCGACGGGCATGGGCGCCTGGGAAGGCTTCAAGCGGGCCGTGCCGGCCGGCATTCTGGTCGCGGCTATCGTCTGGATGCTGCCGCAGTCGGAAGGGTCGGAGTTCTTCGTCATCGCGACCTTCACTTACCTGATCGCGCTGGGCGATTTCACGCACGTCGTCGCCGGTTCGGTCGAAATGGCGTTCCTGATCGTGGAGGGTGAACTCGGCATCATCCGGGCGTTCTTCGGGTTCTTCCTACCTGTGCTGGCGGGCAATATCGTCGGCGGCACACTCATCTTCGCCGCGATGGCCTGGGGTCAGGTCCGCGACGAATATTACCCCGAAGAAAATTCGTGA
- a CDS encoding Ig-like domain-containing protein — protein sequence MSTIDFVVRDSAGDFQRGTLVTEAGRANVRLAPGADISLNLYSGQVSGYQQNGQALNVVLANGEVLVIENFFAMDGTASELFVSAGGELSKVNLVPGEGGTFYASYDDAGDFGKWTPLDDFFFLRGPDILVADTAVAGDDDVGMLANPVLGALGGGLPLGVLGLGVGGAVLADQFTRGESSDSDSKGVNGDEDDRPEEDDDTTGGDDNDTTGGDDNDTTGGDDNDTTGGDDNDTTGGDDNDTTGGDDNDTTDDDDDDDGDDGENPTVDFTSGVESTGDIVNYDDFQDGVTITGTGTIGCQVAVEINGVIETTTVGTDGTWTVTFDGSDVGSGEHITGCTVIITDDEGRTGTNADNVVVDTVTYVTFDEDIVETDGVANAVEVSDGVQLSGSVEANSTVVVTVSGKNYTATVTGTTWTCTIPAADVTGGEYTMDVSVSSTDSVGNTASTSGTVEIDTTTFVTISTSTVEGDGVVSYAEWQDGVPIGGTAEAGARVTLTVSGRDYTTTASASGTWSVNVSRSDIPEGTYELDVSAKSTDRAGNSASTTGKVDIDTETMVEFSSTPVETDGIVNNAERADGVTLTGITEPGASVTVTLNGRSQLATVDATGNWTVDFAASALPAGNVEGSVVATATATDIYGNTATTAMNVGVDTWVNQLAFTNHAGGADQIVNASEAAAKITLTGVVEKGSSVLVEVEGFSGQATVATNGNWTIDIPAGTFPAGEDFSSVKLTATDAAGNTRTATQTVEVDTIAPEIPMVTAFERGKVEGIRQISIAENEPGLTVHEIEADGSSHRLAMNTYYDGANNEYDLRFADNVPDGSQLVITSSDAAGNSNATLFVLDEAGSDSVNIGLSGMSQFNIGSIDLDLAFDSELTITAADLAALSKNDNSLTIHGGADDTVTMTGAIATGETRMIGGRSYDVYSLGDDGSVIIDDDVSVVI from the coding sequence ATGTCGACGATAGATTTCGTCGTCCGCGATTCAGCGGGCGATTTCCAGCGCGGTACCCTCGTGACCGAAGCGGGACGCGCTAACGTTCGCCTGGCCCCCGGGGCGGACATCTCCCTTAACCTGTATTCCGGACAGGTGTCCGGCTACCAGCAGAACGGCCAGGCCCTGAACGTGGTTCTGGCCAACGGCGAAGTGCTCGTCATCGAGAACTTCTTCGCCATGGACGGCACGGCGAGCGAGCTGTTCGTCTCTGCCGGTGGTGAGCTGAGCAAGGTGAACCTCGTTCCCGGCGAGGGCGGAACCTTCTACGCCTCCTACGACGATGCCGGCGACTTCGGCAAATGGACGCCGCTCGACGACTTCTTCTTCCTGCGCGGGCCGGACATTCTCGTCGCGGATACCGCGGTCGCGGGCGACGACGATGTCGGCATGCTTGCCAACCCGGTCCTCGGCGCGCTCGGCGGCGGTCTGCCCCTCGGCGTTCTGGGTCTCGGCGTCGGTGGCGCGGTGCTGGCCGACCAGTTCACCCGTGGCGAAAGCTCCGACTCCGACTCCAAGGGTGTGAACGGGGACGAGGACGATCGCCCCGAAGAGGACGACGATACGACCGGCGGTGACGACAACGACACCACGGGTGGTGACGACAACGACACGACCGGCGGCGATGACAACGACACGACGGGTGGCGACGACAACGATACCACCGGTGGCGATGACAACGACACGACCGGCGGTGACGACAATGACACCACCGATGACGATGACGATGATGATGGCGACGACGGTGAGAACCCGACCGTCGACTTCACCAGCGGCGTCGAGAGCACCGGCGACATCGTCAACTACGACGACTTCCAGGACGGCGTGACGATCACCGGCACGGGCACCATCGGTTGCCAGGTCGCGGTCGAGATCAACGGCGTTATCGAGACGACGACGGTCGGCACCGACGGCACCTGGACGGTGACCTTCGACGGCAGCGACGTGGGCAGCGGTGAGCACATCACCGGCTGTACGGTCATCATCACGGACGACGAAGGCCGCACCGGCACCAACGCCGACAACGTGGTCGTCGACACCGTGACCTACGTCACCTTCGACGAGGACATCGTCGAGACTGATGGCGTCGCCAACGCGGTCGAAGTCTCCGACGGTGTGCAACTGTCCGGTTCGGTCGAAGCCAACAGCACGGTCGTCGTGACCGTCTCCGGCAAGAACTACACCGCGACCGTCACGGGCACGACCTGGACCTGCACGATCCCGGCAGCGGACGTGACCGGCGGCGAGTACACGATGGACGTCTCCGTGAGCTCCACCGACTCGGTGGGCAACACGGCCTCCACCTCCGGCACTGTCGAGATCGACACAACGACCTTCGTCACGATCAGCACCTCGACCGTGGAAGGCGACGGCGTCGTCAGCTACGCCGAGTGGCAGGACGGCGTTCCGATCGGCGGCACCGCCGAAGCCGGCGCCCGCGTGACCCTGACCGTCAGCGGCCGGGACTACACGACCACCGCGAGCGCCAGCGGCACCTGGAGCGTCAACGTCAGCCGCAGCGACATCCCTGAAGGGACGTACGAGCTCGACGTGTCCGCCAAGTCCACCGACCGGGCGGGCAACAGCGCCTCCACCACCGGCAAGGTCGACATCGACACCGAAACGATGGTCGAGTTCTCCTCGACCCCGGTCGAGACGGACGGCATAGTCAACAACGCCGAGCGCGCGGATGGTGTGACCCTCACCGGGATCACCGAGCCGGGCGCCAGCGTTACCGTCACGCTGAACGGCCGCTCGCAGCTCGCGACGGTCGACGCAACGGGCAACTGGACCGTCGACTTCGCGGCCTCCGCGCTGCCCGCAGGCAACGTCGAGGGCTCGGTCGTCGCGACGGCCACGGCGACGGACATCTACGGCAACACCGCCACCACCGCGATGAACGTGGGTGTCGACACCTGGGTCAACCAGCTCGCCTTCACCAACCACGCGGGCGGGGCCGACCAGATCGTCAACGCATCCGAGGCCGCGGCCAAGATCACTCTCACGGGTGTCGTCGAGAAGGGCTCCTCCGTCCTTGTCGAGGTCGAGGGCTTCTCCGGCCAGGCCACGGTCGCCACGAACGGCAACTGGACGATCGACATTCCGGCCGGGACCTTCCCGGCGGGCGAGGATTTCTCCTCGGTCAAGCTCACCGCCACGGACGCCGCGGGCAACACCCGCACCGCGACCCAGACGGTCGAAGTTGACACGATCGCACCGGAAATCCCGATGGTCACCGCGTTCGAGCGCGGCAAGGTCGAGGGCATCCGCCAGATCTCGATCGCCGAGAACGAGCCGGGCCTGACGGTGCACGAGATCGAAGCCGACGGCTCGAGCCATCGCCTCGCGATGAACACCTACTACGACGGTGCCAACAACGAGTACGACCTGCGCTTCGCGGACAACGTGCCCGACGGCTCGCAGCTGGTCATCACGTCCTCCGACGCGGCCGGCAACTCGAACGCGACGCTCTTCGTCCTCGACGAGGCGGGCAGCGACTCCGTCAACATCGGTCTCTCGGGCATGAGCCAGTTCAACATCGGCTCCATCGACCTCGACCTGGCGTTCGACAGCGAGCTGACGATCACGGCGGCCGACCTCGCGGCTCTGTCGAAGAACGACAATTCGCTGACGATCCACGGCGGTGCGGACGACACGGTCACGATGACCGGCGCGATCGCCACCGGCGAGACCCGGATGATCGGCGGACGGAGCTACGATGTCTACTCGCTCGGCGACGACGGCAGCGTGATCATCGACGACGACGTCTCCGTCGTCATCTGA
- a CDS encoding Crp/Fnr family transcriptional regulator, with translation MPVACRNCPLRRREIFAPLSDQELAFVQRFKSGELKVAPNMQLLMEGSNSPQLYTVLSGQGLRYKTLENGHRQVLNFVFPGDFLGLQAGMLGEMHHSVEATTEMVLCVFDRKEFFQIFRQYPERAYDITWLAATEEHFLGESLASIGQMAAVARMAWALQRLHARAEALGLANGDSFPMPYRQQDLADALGLSLVHTNKTLARLRDRQIASWAEGHIKIHSLTALRELAGGTDESATMTRPLI, from the coding sequence ATGCCGGTAGCCTGCCGAAACTGTCCGCTGCGGCGTCGCGAGATTTTCGCACCGCTCTCCGATCAGGAACTCGCCTTTGTACAAAGGTTCAAATCAGGCGAGTTGAAAGTGGCGCCCAACATGCAACTTTTGATGGAAGGGTCGAACTCACCGCAGCTTTACACCGTCCTTTCCGGCCAGGGCCTACGTTACAAGACGTTGGAAAACGGGCATCGTCAGGTGCTCAACTTCGTCTTTCCGGGCGATTTCCTCGGCCTCCAGGCCGGGATGCTGGGCGAGATGCATCACTCCGTCGAAGCAACGACCGAGATGGTGCTCTGCGTTTTCGATCGCAAGGAGTTCTTCCAGATCTTCCGCCAATATCCGGAGCGGGCTTACGACATCACGTGGCTCGCCGCGACGGAAGAACACTTTCTTGGTGAATCCCTTGCCTCGATCGGCCAGATGGCCGCCGTCGCGCGGATGGCGTGGGCGCTCCAGCGTCTACATGCGCGAGCGGAGGCGCTCGGCTTGGCCAATGGTGACAGCTTCCCCATGCCCTACCGGCAGCAGGACCTCGCGGATGCGCTCGGCCTGTCGCTCGTCCACACGAACAAGACACTCGCCCGCCTTCGCGACCGCCAGATCGCGAGCTGGGCCGAGGGGCACATCAAGATCCATTCGCTGACCGCCCTGCGCGAACTTGCCGGGGGCACCGACGAGTCGGCGACCATGACCCGCCCGCTGATCTAG
- a CDS encoding response regulator gives MTATAEANNLASMIGNELPYLRRYARALTGAQQSGDAYAAATLEAILEDRNVFSNGVSPRVALFSVFHGIWTSSGQPVAEGETGLAKAAQAHLAKLTPNTREALLLHTIEDMSPDEIAHVMGTDKDEVTHLISLAEREMADSVSGRVMIIEDEAIIAMDLQAIVADMGHAITGVAQTRDAATALARTERPDLILADIQLADNSSGIDAVNDILGELGDLPVIFITAFPERLLTGDRPEPAFLISKPYREDQVRSAVSQAMFFSSTETLHS, from the coding sequence ATGACCGCCACCGCCGAGGCGAACAATCTGGCCAGCATGATTGGCAATGAGCTTCCATACCTCCGGCGTTATGCGCGTGCCCTGACCGGCGCGCAGCAGTCCGGTGACGCGTATGCGGCCGCCACGCTGGAAGCGATCCTCGAAGATCGCAACGTCTTTTCAAACGGTGTATCGCCCCGCGTCGCGCTCTTTTCCGTCTTCCACGGCATCTGGACGAGCTCCGGCCAGCCGGTCGCTGAAGGTGAGACGGGTCTCGCCAAGGCGGCGCAGGCTCACCTCGCCAAGCTGACGCCGAACACGCGCGAAGCGCTGCTGCTGCACACGATCGAGGACATGAGCCCCGACGAAATCGCGCACGTGATGGGCACCGACAAGGACGAGGTCACGCACCTCATCAGTCTCGCCGAGCGCGAGATGGCTGACAGCGTGTCCGGCCGTGTCATGATCATCGAGGATGAAGCGATCATCGCGATGGACCTCCAGGCGATCGTCGCCGACATGGGTCACGCGATCACCGGCGTCGCACAGACGCGGGATGCCGCGACCGCCCTCGCCCGGACCGAGCGTCCGGACCTTATCCTCGCCGACATCCAGCTGGCCGACAATTCCAGCGGGATCGACGCGGTGAACGACATCCTGGGCGAGCTTGGCGATCTGCCCGTGATCTTCATCACGGCGTTCCCCGAGCGTCTGCTCACAGGTGACCGTCCGGAGCCGGCGTTCCTGATTTCCAAGCCTTACCGCGAGGACCAGGTGCGCTCTGCCGTCAGCCAGGCAATGTTCTTCTCCTCCACGGAGACGCTGCATTCCTGA
- a CDS encoding YihY/virulence factor BrkB family protein — translation MITRTLWWRATRDAIREVDGKDLSLIAAGCAFFGLVGIFPAIAALIAIFGLVADPVVVRNELELLQGVIPPDAYELFEAQIESLLAARTDQLGWASALSIMVALWSARGAVASMMSGLNAIHGTSPRGGLRSVLVALAVTVSLIGVAVCTMLIVLVMPVLLAFLPLGPVTAWALEGLRWLAAMFILLAGLGILYRFGPNARGDRPGWISPGAVIVVICWLVASIGFTIYVSNFGRYNEVYGSLGAVIALLMWLYISALLVLAGAALNAAIRRLRRAEKAEKLHRERLTRDAEADRQAADAVAQGGATAGS, via the coding sequence ATGATCACCCGAACCCTATGGTGGCGTGCCACCCGCGATGCGATCCGGGAAGTCGACGGCAAGGACCTGAGCCTCATCGCCGCCGGCTGCGCCTTTTTCGGGCTCGTCGGTATCTTTCCCGCTATCGCCGCGTTGATCGCGATCTTCGGCCTCGTCGCCGACCCGGTGGTCGTGCGCAACGAGCTGGAGCTGTTGCAGGGGGTCATTCCACCCGACGCCTACGAGCTTTTCGAGGCGCAGATCGAGTCCCTCCTGGCGGCGCGCACCGATCAGCTCGGCTGGGCCTCGGCGCTGTCGATCATGGTCGCGCTCTGGTCTGCGCGGGGGGCCGTCGCCTCGATGATGAGCGGTCTGAACGCGATCCACGGCACGAGCCCACGGGGCGGGTTGCGCAGCGTCCTCGTCGCGCTGGCGGTGACGGTGAGCCTGATCGGCGTCGCGGTCTGCACTATGCTGATCGTTCTGGTTATGCCGGTGCTGCTGGCCTTCCTGCCGCTTGGCCCGGTGACGGCATGGGCGCTCGAAGGGCTGCGCTGGCTTGCGGCCATGTTCATCCTGCTCGCCGGACTCGGCATCCTTTACCGCTTCGGGCCGAACGCGCGCGGCGACCGGCCGGGATGGATCTCGCCCGGTGCGGTCATCGTGGTCATCTGCTGGCTGGTGGCGTCCATCGGTTTCACGATCTACGTGTCGAACTTCGGCCGCTACAACGAGGTATATGGCTCGCTCGGCGCAGTCATCGCGCTTCTGATGTGGCTCTATATTTCCGCGCTCCTGGTGTTGGCCGGTGCGGCGCTGAACGCCGCAATCCGGCGGCTCCGGCGCGCGGAGAAGGCGGAGAAGCTGCATCGTGAGAGGCTCACCCGCGATGCGGAAGCCGACCGTCAGGCCGCCGATGCAGTCGCGCAGGGCGGGGCGACGGCAGGCAGCTAG
- a CDS encoding phospholipase D family protein, translated as MSGIQDIQLLLTAAEAYPAFEERVASAQKHINASFRIFDPFTRLRSDAAKKYGNDWFDLLVGKLAEGVSIELRLTDFDPVARTDLHRQTWASLRALWAAGEASGHPENLKARALMHPARSGYLMRALFWPYVRHLVRREVKKLDTMSVEGREEALSLSPLFAPLLDKTNKRARFWPPSPLVPATHHQKLAVIDSEWLYIGGLDLDERRYDTPMHNQAPELTWHDVQVLVRGPVVAEAERHLSEFEDVNNAKHRPGLAGDTFRRTLSAKRTTGLAHISPKTISEELLHTNLDGIASARNLIYIETQFFRDRRIAKALAEAARTYPDLHMVAVLPAAPEDVAFMGDAGPDARFGEFQQARAVMKVTEAFGPRVFFASPARSARQGEPKTRRDHLDGAPIIYVHAKLAVFDGQRAIVSSANLNGRSLSWDTEAGLRLEDAATAELLLQRCLDHWTISKGPKATDGGRAIVDSLRDLAVEDRARDPEKRQGLLLPYSVTPARRFGRNLPGIPEKMV; from the coding sequence ATGAGCGGTATTCAGGACATCCAGCTTCTGTTGACGGCGGCGGAAGCCTATCCCGCGTTCGAAGAGCGGGTGGCGTCGGCGCAAAAGCACATCAACGCGTCGTTCCGCATCTTCGACCCCTTCACCCGGCTGAGGTCGGACGCGGCGAAGAAATACGGCAACGACTGGTTCGACCTGCTCGTCGGCAAGCTGGCCGAAGGGGTCAGCATCGAACTGCGGCTGACCGATTTCGACCCGGTCGCCCGGACCGACCTGCACCGGCAGACATGGGCCAGCCTGCGCGCCCTCTGGGCGGCGGGCGAGGCTTCGGGGCATCCCGAGAACCTCAAGGCACGGGCGCTGATGCATCCCGCCCGGTCGGGCTACCTGATGCGGGCGCTGTTCTGGCCCTACGTGCGGCACCTTGTGCGGCGCGAGGTGAAGAAGCTCGACACCATGTCCGTCGAGGGCCGCGAAGAGGCGTTGAGCCTGTCGCCGCTGTTCGCGCCACTGCTCGACAAGACCAACAAGCGCGCGCGGTTCTGGCCGCCGTCGCCGCTGGTGCCTGCGACCCACCACCAGAAGCTCGCCGTGATCGACAGCGAGTGGCTCTATATCGGCGGGCTCGACCTCGACGAACGGCGCTACGACACGCCGATGCACAACCAGGCGCCGGAGCTGACGTGGCACGATGTGCAGGTGCTGGTCCGTGGACCCGTCGTGGCGGAGGCCGAACGTCACCTGTCCGAGTTCGAGGACGTCAACAACGCCAAGCACCGGCCGGGCCTGGCCGGCGATACGTTCCGGCGGACGCTGTCGGCCAAGCGAACCACCGGGCTGGCGCATATTTCGCCCAAGACGATTAGCGAAGAGCTTCTGCACACGAACCTCGACGGCATCGCCTCGGCGCGGAACCTGATCTACATCGAGACCCAGTTCTTCCGCGACCGGCGAATCGCCAAGGCGCTCGCCGAGGCCGCGCGCACCTATCCCGATCTTCACATGGTCGCGGTCCTGCCGGCCGCGCCCGAGGATGTCGCCTTCATGGGCGACGCGGGGCCGGATGCGCGCTTCGGCGAGTTCCAGCAGGCCCGCGCCGTGATGAAGGTGACGGAGGCCTTCGGGCCCCGCGTATTCTTCGCTTCGCCCGCCCGCTCCGCGCGGCAGGGGGAGCCGAAGACCCGGCGCGACCACCTCGACGGTGCGCCTATCATCTACGTCCACGCCAAGCTCGCGGTATTCGACGGGCAGCGTGCGATCGTCTCCTCGGCGAATCTGAACGGGCGCAGCCTGTCGTGGGACACCGAGGCGGGATTGCGACTCGAGGATGCGGCCACGGCGGAGCTGCTGCTGCAGCGCTGCCTCGATCACTGGACCATCTCGAAGGGCCCGAAAGCCACCGACGGGGGCCGCGCGATCGTCGACTCCCTGCGTGACCTGGCGGTCGAGGACAGGGCGCGAGACCCCGAAAAAAGGCAGGGTCTGCTGCTTCCGTACAGCGTGACTCCGGCCCGTCGGTTCGGCCGTAACCTCCCGGGAATCCCTGAGAAAATGGTCTAA